The following DNA comes from Triplophysa dalaica isolate WHDGS20190420 chromosome 10, ASM1584641v1, whole genome shotgun sequence.
CCGATCTATGTTAAAGATCTGGAacacatctgctgtgtaaaaccCTCGGctgaacatcttagaaagagcagttttatatccattctaaatcataaacatcttctagatgtctatatgacatctggcAAGAGACATCTTAGAGATATGTAGCAGATGAACAATGTCTTGAAGATGTGAATGTTAGGACTGTTTAACATATCACAACTTAAAATGTGTTAGCCTGTTTTTGTGAAGAGTCCACTGACCGCACTTGACACTCTAGTGGCTTCATTTCCGAGTCTTAATGGGACCTGATGTGTTACATTGTGAAGGTGTGAAgagaaattatgttttgttctgctGGGGAGACGAATGATAGTCACTTTATGAGTTGAAGCATTAAAAGTAACAATGCCACATGATTGTTTGGTTGTATTTATCCTGATTCACACTGAtgtgacaaacactgacactgtGGGTTGGAAACTAATAAAAAAGATGTAATTGAATCAGCACATATTCCTGTGGGTTGTGTATGTACACTTATATATATAGTTCCACTTATCATAATAACAGGCTCGCAGAAACAGCTCAACTTTTAATTCAACATACTTGACACAATATAAAGGCTTGTTGGTTAGGGTGACCACCATACGTGCCATTTTCCCGGACACGTCCTGGGCATCATGTTGTGCTGACTGAAGGGGTGTCACTGCGCTTGCGCATGCGTCTGATCAGTGCAGCTCACTtgggtttaaaaaataatttgttatctAAATTTCTGTTTCAACAGACACCAATATCATATTCTACTTCTTCAACAGACACTGTTTTCGAGTTCTTTAAATTAAACTACATTTACGTTTTTGGGATGGGATGAGACGcaatttctgccaatctcatattaatcttgaatacctatagagtagtatggCATACATCGTATCTTccaagagtatttagtttgatcaaatttattaaaaagacaTATAGttgtatgattatttccggaaaaagacTAGCTGCTGGAGGCGGGCAgggggacggaactacagcacgagcacactatacatcatcgcattatcccttcgtgttgtttacattatgcaagTACGCACcgattgtcaacaaaacacagacatatgacttagtttgactacTTGCAGTTCATATCCGGCATCTGttagcactgggaccgctcaatctatcagtttcaaacgatctccaaatccagcgttatatccaccgtttatataacatccatcactgaaatgcagtgaacaaacaaacacacctaaacttctctcactattgcaagagtaacgagctgcagctgcaggcccacagcgcagccaatcttgatgaaGCGCAGACGATCTTGATAAGCAAGGTCTTCCTGTCGCTCGTCGGGCTTTTCCTTTCGACTTGCTGTGGGTGTACTTTTCTGGAGAATTGCTCAATAAAAGGAATatgcatgagaagccagcacgatAAACtctgtaaagaagtcagaatgcatgacgtAGCATGTTATCcctcatttaaagaaacctgtATGGGACATTGACATCCAGCGGTTGAGCTTGTTATCACAGTAATGCTTAGGTTGTCACTTTGAAAAGTTTGTAGATcaacttaaaatataatattgaaccagaaaataaacaaaaaaaagtttaaaatgaatcACAGTTGTTTATTGACAGcataaaaaaagatacaaataAAGTAAGTATCTCTTCCACCAACTCAAGTTCCAATATACACAGATCAAAAGCTTGAGTCAAGAGATTATCACAGTGAGAAAAACACATCTTATACATCTAACTATTGACCAACAAATCTAATTACATGCAAAACTACACAAGTGTGTATTACTACATTCCTAATCAGTTTAGATGACCAAACATGATTGTTTTCTTGCCTTAAATGTGCACACGCAACAGTCTTTTACACAAATGGTTGCCAATTGTGTAATGCACACCGCAACGTTCACTGCTATATAATGCATATATGTGGGTCATTCCTGATCATGAATAACCATGACAGCACTACAacaaaattatatacaaaaaatgtacatgtaacaGTAAACTGTAAAACGTTGGCTCATCCATCAGCTCTACACAGTAGGACTTATGGGTAATAATCACACAGTTTAAGCAATTCATGCTTATCAATTCACATTTACTATTAATTTAAGAGAtgttctatatatatattatacaccAATCTCTTTCTGTAAATTCTAAAAAATCCCTTTGATAACATCTTTCTTTAGCTTAAATTGTAGTACATGACTTTATAAACTGCACTTAGTGTTATTTCAAGTCACTTTGCATaaagtaaatgtatatgtaGTATGTAACTATTGTGCTTTTACACTGGCAGTGCTTTAGTGTAGATGTTTATATATAGAACCTATATCAGGTTCTATACAATTCGCAAATTTGTGATTTTTCGGAAGCAAATAAAGAAGTTTCATTATCAATGCAGTTGTataacatttgtgaccctggatcacaaacaagtcttaagtagcacatcAATAGCCagaaatacattgtatgggtcaaaatcaATATGATACTAAGTGAAGTTCATGTTTCAACCGTAAAAATATCAAGACTTTATCTTTGTGTGTGGATGCGGCAAAATCCCGAATCAAAATTGCCTTTGCTCGCTACTGCACCCAAGTTTGGTTTCCAaggtaaagcttagaatttcagctAATGGATTTGTCCTCTCTCCTCAATGTCATTACAGCAGTTAGCCaatagagagcgttaaaacaaacatgtttcttaTTAACAATAGCCTGCTCCAACGCCTCTGATCAACAAAGGCCGTTTTCTCAatggtttgatttttttgcacgcTCAGATTCCAGATATTTAAACGCCAAATACTGTGCTATCCttacaaatcaaatattgatgtAAAGCTTTTTTATTCAGCTTCAGAtcatgtataaatctcaatttcgaaaaattgcctcttaagactggtttcactttaaatttatgcatgtggcagacgcttttatccaaagcaactttgcattgcatttacattgcattatcctatacatttgtttctaagtatgtccaatcccctgggattgaaccacgttgttaacacaattctcttaccactgagctacaggaaatttCATCCTTTTATCCATTCTTGTTCACATGACCTGTACAAAATATCCATCCAGTGTGTAAAAGCTGCTAGAGGAAGCACGTCACTGTTGCTGAACATCTCCATTCGTCAAAGGTACTTCTTCGGTCACTCTGTTGGAATCTGTTGGAAACACGGATgacagataaaaacaaaagacaagtcGCTTAGAGAGTATGAATCAATAACAATCATCTTTTAATGAAGAATGCCTCCTCTACTATTATCTGCCATGGACATGATCAAGTTATAAATCTTTTGTTAATGTTTCATAAACTAAAGTCTATTTGGTATTAAAACTAAAGTGTGTCATTGATTTATGTGAGTGAAATTGGCACAGTGTAACCCATAATGTGACCTATCTGTTTGAATAGTCACAGATAGTGCCGACCCAAACTCAAGCCATTGGATGAGCCACTGTTGCCATGTCTGGTTCATATTATGCAGATGTTGTTATATTGTAAGATTTGTGTTTCTCACCATCGACAGACACGTTGAATCTCCTGTAGGAGATTTCGTCATCATTGGCGATGACCTGTAATTTATAAAGCCCAAAGTGTTCCTCACTCATGTTGTTGATGGTCAGATCTCCAGTCTCATGGTTCAGTTGCAGTGTGTCTCTGAATACACCATCATCAGATGTACTGTAAACATTGCAGGCAGGATCGATTTGAGCTATGGGAGTGTCTTGATCTTCAAAAATCCACTCGAGTTTCTTGTTTTGTATCTCAGTTTTAGTCTCCAGCATAACAGATTCTCCCTCCTTCACAAATTTCATTTCAAGTGTACCTGCaatacacagaaacacaaacacagcatccgtcaaatatttttctataaacaccatctcagattCTCATACATGAACTTCTCTGCAAGAACTTAAGCTCTCAGATTCTCTCTCAAAATGTTAATCTAAAAGAAAGATAAATTCTTATATAATCCTTGACTCTATTTGAACAAATGAAATGCTGTaagaattgtattaaattattgaGCTTCTCACTTGTGACAGTCAGTCTGAATCTCTTGATTGTGGGTATTCTACTCTCTTTGATTTTTAGTCGATAAACTCCTGAGTCTGTGGTTCTGGTGTCtttgatggtgagagatcctgTGTCTCTCAGTGTCAGTCTGCCTCTTAATCTCCCATCAAGAGCATCACCATACATCCTTTTATTTGAGTTCTTGTATTCAGCGATCTTTTGAGTCATAAGAGATCCAATACTCCACTCCATCACAACATTATCTGGTCTGACATGAACATCAGTGTGCAGAATGACCgtatctccctccatcactgacatcCATTTAACAgtcacagacacaaacacatgaaagaaaacagaacactttattataacatgtgaaaaaaataatcagTGTCTTCTGTTATGAAACAATGGACGCGTCAGACACATACAAAGAACACAAGATCAATTCTGTCtgtaatatttgtgtttcattgatCCCATTTTATTGATGGCAGGGTTTAACATTGAATCCtgaatatgaacatttttacGCCTTTAAGTTCAATTACTACTGCAAAAGAATAAGGATGATGATTCTGATGCTATCAGCTGCCTACATGACTCTTACCCTTCTGTGTTCTTGCTTTAGGGTACATGTGACGACAGAAAATCccaccagcagcagcagcagcgatAACCAGCAGAACACCAACACATATACCTGCTATAACATGTGAAGACAGAGTCGCCTCTGTAATCACAGGGAAAGAGACATCAGCGATACTGAATGTGATCTATGACAGACACTGTGAGATCTGATCTGAAACAAACTTTTGTTCTACACTGACAGGTGTCAACTGCATCATGATTACAGATAACAAAAATTAATTAAAGGAGTAGctgactttaaaatgtaatgataGTTCACTCAGCCTCCAGTCATACAAgcgtctgtgtgtttatttcttctgtcgaaaACAAGTTGAGGCTTTTGAGGAAAGGTTTCCAGGGTTCTTGTCCATATAATGCACTTCAACGGGGGGCTGTTAGTTAATGTCCAAATTTCAAGTTTCATtgcagcttcaaaaggctctaCACGTCACTAGCTGATGAATAAGGCTTTTTATTTTCGTAAGTGATAAACTTTTCAAACATCAATACGGCTTGCTATGCCTCGGAGATCCTCCAGGATGCTCCACGACTTCCATTTTACGCAATCACGTTTGAAAGGTTACGCGTGATGTAGATTTAATACGATTTAAACGTCCCTGACACATGAactgaacattttaaacaatcttCCTGCACAAAGACATATAACGGTTTTCTTGGACCAATCATTTCACTACACAACACCCTTAATCATCGGCTGGTGATGTTtagagccttttgaagctgcgATGACACGGAAATTTGGATTTTAACCAAAAGCCCCATTTCAGTGCATTATATGGATAAGAACCTTAGAAAACTTTCCTAAAAAAAACCTCCTTAAATAAACACACGGACAGGTAAGTGGGTGAAAGAATTATCattaagttttcattttatggtgAACTAATCCCTTAAAGACAGAGATGTGAAATTGTTTTGTTCTATTACTGATCtagtttttatgaaaaaaaaatacatttataagtaatataaaataaaagtagttGTAAGTAATATTTCACACGAGGTCAATTGTAATGAAAAAAAGTCTGgttgttgtttattgttgacATTATGTGAAAAtagtttagtttaaaaatgttgtatttaactGTTTATATTAGTGCAGAAGCGTTTGATGTAGAAATGTTGACAGCGCTGTGATCTGAATGAGATCTTCATTATATTAATACACGGGTTACTCACCGCTGACATTAACAGTGATTTTCCTGTGAATGTATAGTCTTCTGCTGATGATCTTTAGTTCATAAAGTCCAGAGAGTTTTTTGGTGATTTTgttgatggtgagatctccagtctgatgaTTCAGGTTCAATCTGTCTTTGAATCTCACATCAGTGCCATTGTATGCACTGTTTATATAGTTTGGTTGATATATTTCAGCTATTAGAGTGCCATCAAATACAAACATCCACTGTATCCGATCATCTGTCTGTATGTGAGTAAGATCAGTCTGTAGAGTGACAGgttctccctccatcactgacagtATCTTCACATCCCCTgaatcaacacaaacacataaaagcATGACATTTTAAACGTATCACCCTGCTCTAAACTCAAGTTCATTGAAGGACTTGATGTACTCACCACTGACAGTAACTGTGTATGACTTATGTATGGTGTGTGCTCCACTATTGCTGTTGACATCTACTTCATAAAGTCCAGAAAGATCAGTTCTCATTTtagtgatggtgagagatccagacAGATGATTCGCCtccagtctgtctctgaatctcccGTCAAGAACATCACCATGTTTTGAGAGGCTTCCAGTTTTTCTGTCGATTTCAGCAAGACGAAATTTGTATTGAAACCTCCAGCGTATCACATCATAGTTCTTGATATCTGGATAGCCAACATGTAGTGTAACataatctccctccatcacagacacagacacagacttCACTTCACCAGGATCACCAAAAACATCTAAAGAATACAAACCAGACACggttaaaactatttttttaaagtcttgcagaacattttaaaacaggcCTAGATGAGTAAACAGATGAAACATGAGGCAGGGGTGAATAAAGAACTGGCAGATGGACAGAGAAATAATACATGCAGGATTTAAATCAGACTCGAGTGAAGCTTTGTTTCTAGATCCTTTCATTCTTATACAATTACATTAAAAGGAAGTTTCCCCGAGAGGGTTTAGAAACTCAAAAATCTTGTGCTCCACTTCCATCATGAACTCCATTTCCCATAAATCTTTGCTAAACTTATTGCTTAATGACTTTCATCTGTCTTTTGATTGCTTGGTTGTTTAGTTCATATATCCCCAAGTGTGTTTACTGTTAGTTTGTCCAGTATTGTTTGTGTCTCGCTTCATTAAGTGTTTGTTGccttacatacagtatatgtattgCTTGAAATTCTTTTTCTTGAAATGTTAAGCTGCACTCGGCTCCCTCTCGGTCACATCGTGACACTATTGTATTGGATACACTTTTTTAATAGACATGTGAGAAAATGGTacacaattttaacaaaaaaaaaacataattatcaATTGTTTCCTCAGATATTGGAATTGCCACATTGGAATAAACAAAATCAGGATATGATCACTTTATATAAGCCGTGTAAATGCGGCCTAAATCTTACCTGCATGAAAATGCTAGTTCAAATAATATTACGTatcaaattaattcaaataaaatacatttatatagcttTTTCCCccaaatttgcatttttttaagcagctttacaagcaaataaaaaacacacaaaatggaaattatataaaatatatagcatacatactgtatagaATAGAATTCATGGCAATACTGCAACTTCATATCAGTAACAATGCTAAATAATTTTTGCTAATATGAaatgtactttttatattttgtcatttttaatctttctGTGATTTACACTCCAGTACAAATTCCCACTGCTTACTCCTTTACCACCAAAATTAAATGATATGCCACACACGGTTTTAAATTGTCTCTAAGACAAACTGTGACTGTACTGAATGGACATTTACCTCTGACaataacaatcaaataaaaacagtataataataataatctattcaataaaaaacattatgtaaatGAGATAATCATCATTAAAGTAAAGCTTGAGATACTCACTGAGACTGAATGTCTTTTTGTTCCTCCCTGGGTCAGTAATCTCTAGTTTATACTCTCCAGTGTGATTAGTTGTGATGTTtatgatggtgagatctccagtctctTCATCCATATGCAGTCTGCCAAGGAATCTCCTATCGGCAACATCATCATTTAATGAGACTTCATTGGCTTCTCTATCGATTTTGGCTACAAGAAACCCTTCCATTCCGAAGTCCCACTCTAGCAC
Coding sequences within:
- the LOC130429757 gene encoding uncharacterized protein LOC130429757, which produces MTTIALLYISSLCINVVFGADPDEVKTLSVMEGDSVTLHNHFAIQNKSVLEWDFGMEGFLVAKIDREANEVSLNDDVADRRFLGRLHMDEETGDLTIINITTNHTGEYKLEITDPGRNKKTFSLNVFGDPGEVKSVSVSVMEGDYVTLHVGYPDIKNYDVIRWRFQYKFRLAEIDRKTGSLSKHGDVLDGRFRDRLEANHLSGSLTITKMRTDLSGLYEVDVNSNSGAHTIHKSYTVTVSGDVKILSVMEGEPVTLQTDLTHIQTDDRIQWMFVFDGTLIAEIYQPNYINSAYNGTDVRFKDRLNLNHQTGDLTINKITKKLSGLYELKIISRRLYIHRKITVNVSEATLSSHVIAGICVGVLLVIAAAAAGGIFCRHMYPKARTQKVMEGDTVILHTDVHVRPDNVVMEWSIGSLMTQKIAEYKNSNKRMYGDALDGRLRGRLTLRDTGSLTIKDTRTTDSGVYRLKIKESRIPTIKRFRLTVTSTLEMKFVKEGESVMLETKTEIQNKKLEWIFEDQDTPIAQIDPACNVYSTSDDGVFRDTLQLNHETGDLTINNMSEEHFGLYKLQVIANDDEISYRRFNVSVDDSNRVTEEVPLTNGDVQQQ